In one Spirochaetota bacterium genomic region, the following are encoded:
- a CDS encoding zinc-binding dehydrogenase — MRAARIVAPRRFSVDNDPIPDCPDAHVRVKLLKAAICGSDFPYFSKDYPKESYPLPPGYPGHECLGVIEASRVKHIKEGTLVMYYPPFLDGYKEYHVTPPSRVQEIPTTLPLNELLMTQLLGAVSHCAFRLDKPYNKHVVVMGQGPVGLFFAALMKNFGARSIIAVDILDYRLNASLRMGATHIINPEKVDLIETIKEITGGSLADIVIDAYGQNVAVINKCFEIAKHNGQVAFFGICLEESPRLNFNTFFRKELRMIASVGPDLSMDYPYALEMIVKGAIDVTPLLTHDIPFEDIQKGFEMAINRADNAIKIVLSF; from the coding sequence TGCCCTGATGCACACGTCAGGGTTAAACTTTTGAAAGCTGCGATTTGTGGTTCCGATTTTCCTTACTTTTCAAAGGATTATCCTAAAGAATCGTATCCTCTTCCTCCCGGTTATCCGGGGCATGAATGTTTAGGTGTTATTGAAGCATCAAGAGTAAAGCATATAAAAGAAGGTACACTTGTAATGTATTATCCTCCATTCCTGGATGGCTATAAAGAGTATCATGTAACGCCACCATCACGTGTTCAGGAAATACCAACTACGTTACCGCTGAATGAACTATTAATGACACAACTGCTTGGTGCTGTTTCGCACTGTGCATTCAGGTTAGATAAACCATACAACAAACATGTTGTTGTAATGGGCCAGGGACCTGTTGGATTGTTCTTCGCTGCTTTAATGAAAAATTTTGGTGCCCGCAGCATCATTGCTGTTGATATACTAGATTACCGTTTGAATGCATCACTTCGTATGGGAGCCACTCATATCATTAATCCAGAAAAAGTGGATTTGATTGAAACAATAAAAGAAATCACCGGTGGTTCACTTGCTGATATTGTTATTGACGCATACGGGCAGAATGTTGCAGTTATTAATAAATGTTTTGAGATAGCAAAGCATAATGGTCAGGTTGCCTTTTTTGGGATTTGTCTTGAAGAATCGCCACGGCTTAATTTTAATACGTTTTTCAGAAAAGAGCTTCGTATGATAGCTTCGGTTGGGCCTGACCTATCAATGGATTATCCGTACGCACTGGAGATGATTGTAAAAGGAGCTATCGACGTAACACCGCTTTTGACTCATGATATACCTTTTGAAGACATTCAAAAGGGTTTTGAAATGGCAATCAACAGAGCTGACAATGCAATAAAGATTGTGCTGAGCTTTTAA